A stretch of the Lactuca sativa cultivar Salinas chromosome 9, Lsat_Salinas_v11, whole genome shotgun sequence genome encodes the following:
- the LOC111896403 gene encoding peroxidase N1 — MEVFSHNKTPLFFLVLFASLITLALGQTRVGFYQTSCPRVEAIVQSAVAAANRANPGVPPGLVRMFFHDCFVNGCDASILINGDGSERTAPPNTLLRGYEIIDAAKTQLETECPGVVSCADILAIAARDSVLLAGGIARWQVPLGRRDGLVSRAADTTNLPAFNDAVDVQIRKFAEKGLNTQDLVTLSGAHTLGTGACLVFSYRLYNFNNTNGPDPSIDPAFLTTLRNLCPNGGDSRRRVALDTGSENRFDTSYFANLRSGRGVLESDQVLWGNPTTRTLAQRFLGVSGLVGLTFNVEFARSMVRMGNIEVKTGTQGEIRRVCSAFN; from the exons ATGGAGGTGTTTTCTCATAACAAAACACCCCTTTTCTTTCTTGTCTTGTTTGCCTCTTTGATCACATTGGCACTTGGCCAAACCCGAGTAGGTTTCTATCAGACCTCATGCCCAAGAGTTGAAGCCATCGTGCAATCTGCTGTGGCAGCTGCTAATCGGGCCAACCCAGGAGTCCCACCCGGTTTGGTTAGAATGTTTTTTCACGATTGTTTTGTTAATGGCTGTGACGCCTCTATCCTAATTAATGGTGATGGTAGTGAGAGAACTGCTCCACCCAATACTCTACTGAGAGGCTACGAGATAATCGATGCTGCAAAAACCCAGCTTGAAACCGAATGTCCTGGAGTGGTCTCCTGTGCTGATATTCTTGCTATCGCTGCTCGTGATTCTGTGCTCCTG GCTGGGGGAATTGCGCGTTGGCAAGTGCCATTAGGTCGGAGAGATGGATTGGTGTCACGTGCAGCTGATACTACAAATCTGCCAGCTTTCAATGACGCCGTTGATGTCCAAATCAGGAAGTTTGCTGAGAAAGGTCTTAACACCCAAGATCTTGTTACCCTTTCTG GAGCACATACACTTGGAACAGGAGCGTGTTTAGTGTTCAGCTACAGGCTATACAACTTTAACAACACCAATGGACCCGACCCGTCTATTGACCCTGCATTCCTTACCACGCTCAGAAATCTGTGCCCCAACGGAGGTGATAGTAGAAGGCGTGTGGCTCTTGATACTGGTAGTGAAAATAGATTTGACACTTCGTACTTTGCAAACTTGAGGAGCGGGCGAGGAGTACTTGAATCTGACCAAGTGCTATGGGGAAACCCTACAACACGAACACTTGCACAACGGTTTCTTGGAGTTAGTGGACTAGTTGGATTGACCTTCAATGTTGAGTTTGCGAGATCAATGGTGAGGATGGGTAATATTGAGGTGAAAACTGGAACTCAAGGAGAAATTCGTAGGGTTTGCAGTGCATTTAATTGA